The region CCATACCATCAggctcaggaacaattattatccctTAACTATAGGGCTCTTGAacgagaggggataacttcactcatctcaaaactgaactgattctataatCTATGGGCTCACTCTTAAGGACCCTACAACTTgtcttctcgatatttattgcctatttatttctttttccttttttgtatttgcagtttgttgtcttttagagcataaaatacaggagcagaattaggccatgggcccatcaagtccgctctgccatttcatcatggctggaccatttccttctcagtcccaatcttcatcttctccccataacccttcatgctctgaccaatcaagaatctctcaacctttgccttaaacatactcagtgacttggcctccatagcaccCTCctgcaacgaattccacagtttcaccactctggctaaagaaattcctcctcatctccgttctaaatggacgtccctctattctgaggttgtgctctctgggCCTAaactcccccatcataggaaatatcctctccacatccactctttcaacattcaataggtttcaatgagatcccactacccctcccccaccattttaaaaaataacagcaactacaggcccagagccatcaaacactctttgtACAACAACCCTTTCAttgccagaatcattctcatgaacctcccctgaaccctctccaatgtcagcagatcctttctgagataaggggcccaaaactgctcacaatactccaagcgtgacCATACCAGTGCCCTATAATGCCTTAAAATTGCATCCTTgtctttatattctagacctctggaaatgaatgccaacattgcatttgccttcctcaccactgactcagcctacaaattaacctttagggaatcctgtaggaggattcacaagtccctttgcaactcaaatttttgaattttctctccatttagaaaatttgttttcatttcttctaccaaaatacatgaccataaacttggccacaaagccaccaattcaaTCACTGACATCATTGGCATATAACCaatgaaggatattgaattgtgtaaggtaagggaaaaaagtagggaagttatggaaactatgacaattaaagaggaggaaggactggcacttttaaggaatgtaAAAGTGGATATATCTCCAGGTCCTAACAggatattccctcagaccttgagggaagttagtgtagaaatagcaggggttctgacagaaatatttcaaatgtcattagaaacggggatggtgccagaggattggcgtattgctcatgtggttccattgtttaaaaaggattctaagagtaaacctagcaatcatgcctgtcagtttgatgtcagtggtgggtaaattaacggaaagtattcttagagatggtatatataattatctggatagacagggtctgattaggaacaatcaacatggatttgtgcatggaaggtcatgtttgacaaagcttattgaattttttgaagaggttacgaggaaagttgacgagggtaaagcagtggatgttgtctatatggacttcagtaaggcctttgacaaggttccacacggaaggttagttaggaaggttcaattgttaggtattaatattgaagtagtaaaatggattcaacagtggctggatgggagatgccagagagtagtggtgaataactgtttgtcaggttggaggccggtgactagtggtgtgctgcagggatctgtactgggtccaatgttgtttgtcatgtacattaatgatctggatgatggggtggtaaattggattggtaagtatgcagatgatactaaggtaggtggtgttgtggataatgaagtaggttttcaaagcttgcagagagatttaggccagttagaagagtgggctgaatgatggcagatggagtttaatgctgataagtgtgaggtgctacattttggttggaataatccaaataggacatacatggtaaatggtagggcattgaagaatgcaacagaacagagtgatctaggaataatggtgcatagttccctgaaggtggaatctcatgtggatagggtggtgaagaaagcttttggtatgctggcctttataaatcagagcattgagtataggagttgggatgtaatgttaaaattgtacaaggcattggtaaggccgaatttggagtattgtgtacagttctggtcaccgaattataggaaagatatcaacaaaatagagagagtacagagaagatttactagaatgttacctgggtttcagcacctaagttacagggaaaggttgaacaaattaggtctttattctttggagcgtagaaggttgaagggggacttgatagaggtttttaaaattatgagggggatagatcgagttgacgtggataggctttttccattgagaataggggagattcaaactagaggacatgagttgagagttaggggacaaaagtttaagggtaaaacgagggggaatttctttactcagagagcggtagctgtgtggaacgagcttccagtagaagtggtagagacaggttcggtattgtcatttaaagtaaaattggataggtgtatgggcaggaaaggaatggagggttatgggctgagtgtgggtcagtgggactaggtgagagtaagcgtttggcacgggctaaaagggtcgagatggcctgtttccgtgctgcaattgttatatggtaatAACGTAAATAAGTGATCCtaacactccactagtcaccagcaaccactctgcctcctgccaatcaaccaatgctctatcattgctagcatctttcttgtaataccatgggctcttaatttgttaagcaCTCTCGTGTGTggtaacttgtcaaaggccttctgaaaatccaagtacacaacatacacttaatttcctttgtctatccttcttgctatttcttcaaagaattcctacagctttgtcaggcaagattttctattaaggaaaccatgctgattacacACTAttgtatcatgtgcctccagtaagccaaaaccacatcctcgacaatcaactccaacattttcccaaccactgaggtcagactatctagcctataatttcctttctcccttcttgaagagtgaagtgacatttgcaattttcctgttttccagaaccatgccagcacctattgattcttgaaagctcattactaatgcctccacaatttctacagctacctctttcagaatcctagggtgtaAACaaactggtccaggtgatttatctacctttagtcCTTTTAATTTTCAAAGCTCCTTCTTTCTAGTattggcaacttcactcacttctgcacccagcacccttgaacatctggcatactgctagtgtcttccacagtgaagactgatgcaaaatacttattcaattcatccaccatttccttataccccaatactacctctccagcatcattttcaccAGTCTCATATCTacccttgcctctcttttactctgtaTATCCGAAGAGACTTTTGGTATgttcaatattattggctagctcaccttcatattccatcttttccctcttcaTGAATTTTTAtagttgctttttaaaagcttccccatcctctaacatcccactaatttttctCTTTTATATGCCGTCTCTTTGGGTTTTgtttgctttgacttcccttgttagccactgtGTGTTATCCTGCCTTTAAACTACTTCTTTCAGATGTATCCATCCTGAATCTTCCAAATTGCTCTTAGAATTTCCATCTATTGCTGCTCTGTCGttatccctgctggtgtccctgcattttgaaatcccctgGTGactgtaatattgcccttttgacatgccgtTTCTATAtcatgttgtaatttgtagcccacatcttgCTACAAATAtaagctactgtttggaggcctgtatataacttccatcagggtcttcttacccttgcagtttctctgCTCTACTCACAAAGGATTCCACTagaccttccaatcctatgtcacctccttctaaggatttgatttgattttttttttaccagtagagccacccaccccctctgtctacctgcctgtcctttcaatacaatgtgtactcttggatgttaagctcccaactatagtcTTTTTCCAGTCATGCCCAGAACATGATACCTGCCAGTCTCTAACACTGCTCCCTTATTCCCTATACAGTACTggatgcattcaaatataacaccttcagtcctgcattcatcaccattttaaatatttgtcccccttttacattgcaactcacccTGCCTCATTTTTGCCGtatcatcagcctgtccttggtagcagtctcactacacactgcctctgtttgtaaacctactgccccatcctcaagtcctatcactccagttcccatcctcctgccaaattagtttaacttTGGCAtgttgattgtttgtccatctttgctgtgtgcagttttcattgattctattgtgtttctttgtatgtactgtgaattcctgcaagaaaatgaatctcaggatagtatatgatgatatatatgtactttgctaatataTTTGAACTTCAGCTAGTCACGATTCCACGCTAATGCCATGATTCCATCATGTACACCTCCAAATGTCTCCTTAAATTGATAGAAAACTGCTTTTTATTGTattacaaacaaaagaaaatttgcagatgctggaaatgaaagtAACACAAAtagaatgcaggaggaactcagcaggccaggcagcgtctagggAAAATAGTTaacagtcaatgcttcgggctgaaacccttcattaggtcggggaaaaagatgagaaatcagagtaagaaggtgggggggggggcttttttTGTTCCTTACACTGAGGTTTGAGGGGAAGAAATTAAGTGCAAGCTAATAAATTGCTTTTATATCAGTGAATGTATCATTATATGTAACTACAGTTTGTGTCATTGCTTAATTACTTGTTTATTAAGCACAGGTGCCAGCAGAAATTCAAGGAAGTCTTGGAGAATACATGGAGGATTTCGAACATGGCCTTATTGGAACTGTATGTGAGTCACCTGTCTCTGAGATGCAAACTCACATATTAGAAAACCCTGACTCAGTCTGTTTGCCAGGGTCCCCCAAACCAGTTTCACCCTCAAGACAGGACACACACAGACTTATGAGGGACACTGACAAACATGATCAAGGTTCTCAATTCAAGGCTAATTTGTACTGTAGTGATACAGCTCTTTACTGCCCTGCAGAACAAAGGAAAGGTAGGGGTAAGGTTAGAGATAAACCAGGTAGAAATCTTGGATTTTTTCGAACACAGAGCTTTACAGATAGCGTTGTGGAAGCAGAGGACTTCAGTACAAGAGAGCCCCCTCCCAATTATTCCCCTGCAGTGTCAACTTTCTCCAACTACTTAAGCAGCAGCAGGACAAGCAAGAAGAAAGGAACTGCGCAAACCACTGTGAACCCTGCTTACAACTTTCAGCGTCTTGACAGCAGAGATGATGTTTATGAAAGAAAGTGCAGCCCTTCACAAGAATCCAGAAACAACAGATCTAGCCCTGTTCATGCTGGGCAGCTACAATTCAAAGATATGACACGTGACAGCACTCAGCACTCCTATGCAACTTTCCCAAAATGCTTTAATGATTCACTGTGCTTTTCGAGGATGATGACTCTGCAGGACCGGACCTCAAAAttgcagagtgatcaaaaggatACACACGAACCTGAAATAAACACAATGGGCCAAAGTCAGAAAATCAACATGCATTATTCACACAGGGCACCTGGAATGATTTCATCTAGTAGCTTTACTGAGCAGCAACCAGAGAATAATCTGATGAGAAGAACACCCATGCATGCTAACCAGTTGTTTTCTACTTCCAGGGAAGATAATTTTCTTGATGGACAGGATCCTGACCAGAATAACCTGACAGATTCAAATTTCAGAGCGATTtcagaagacaaatgcaataatGTTCAGAAACGAGATACATTTTCCGTGTCTAAGCAAAAAGATACTGAAAATGACCCAGAACCTTTGTCCAGTGGAAAGGAGACAAATCGAATGTGCATTGAAAATGCAAATGTTGGTAACATTAGAAAATACATTGATGTTGTTCCAGTGACTCCAGTAGATTCCTCATACCGACATCCCATTACATTGTTTGTGGTCCATAATTTTCACATGGATAATGGGGTATCGAATAGTAATGAGAAATCCTCCAAGAAGGATGGCCTTTATAGGAAGGACAGCCTTACAAAGGCACAGATATATGGTAACTTGCTCAACTAACTGTTTAAATTCTATGCAAAATTAATGTTGAACACAATGCAAaaatgtaaatgcctgcaaaaacaATACTGTACTACTGAAAATTGCACATGAAGTTGCAGACCTTCAAACTATTTAAATGGAATATTACAAAAATGTTAACAAGCAATCCCAATGGATTTTAATTAGATTAGATCAAATCAGATGCTTTTGTTCTTGAACTACAGGGTTAAAATAATTCGTACCTGAATTATGTCTTATATACAGAGGGAAAATAGAAAAATGTATTTTAAGTTATCAATTAAGAAACCTTTGAGTCAAAATTGCAGCTGTTAATATACTTAAAGCACATTGTGTCAGCTGTGCTCTCTTTCATGCTCTTATTTTTCTGCATTTTATTTCCTAAGGTCATCTAATAGCATTCAAAGTTTTCTTTGATGTTACCCTTTTGGTATTTATCTCACCAAACATTGTTCTATAATACTTTATTCTATTGTAGCTGCTTACGTTTTATAAAATAGTTATGATTACTCTCAGTAGAAGATGTGAGCTAGATGTGAAAATTTAGAGATGCTACTTGCCCAAAACATAAGCCAGTACTTAAAAAAAAGAGAACatagtactggaggaactcaactggtcaggcagcatctatggatagaaataaacagtcaatattgtGGTCAGAAACCTTCACCTGGACCAGCCAGATGAAGGGATTTAGCACAAGGTTCGTATGTGACAATGATCAATCAATTCTCATACGTAAGGAATATGAGCTgtattagaccatttggccccttGTGCTACTCCACAATTCAATACAGCTTCAGCACCATTTTTTGGCTCAATCTCCATAACCCTCAAACACTCTATAGAGAAAAGTCCACTTTAGCTTTGAATCTATTCAATCATGCAATCACTATTACCCCTGGTCATGAATCCCAAAGAGTCACAACCTTGTGAGGAAGAAATCTTGTTACACAGTGACTTCTTATTCTGAATTACCTTGTCTCCATTTCAGTATTCCTTGAGATAAAGAATGCCACATACATTTTACTAAAGTGAGATAGAAACATTTTCTGATTGAATATGAGCTGATCTCAAATGATTATTTTTCAGTCCCTTCCACATGCAGTTTTAAGATGTTTCTGATTTAAATATAAAACTTTGATTATTCTGGTCCATCTAAATGTTAACAAAAGAGTAGATTGTAGATAAATAACAATAGCTCATTAGAAGTATTCTATTTGCAATTCATGAATTATCCAAATTAGATTTTATACACAATAAAACTACACTTAAGAAAAAAAACACCAAAGTCTTTTATGTCTAAGAACCAAGAATCTTTTGTTATGCATAATGCAATTCCATACGAACCTACCTAAAAGAACCACCATCACTAGGAATTTGCTTACATTAGTACAGTTTTCAAAAGGCTGTTCTGAATTTGATGCATAACTTCACTGAACATTTACCAGATTTTATTTCTTGTCATTGCATTTTGATTTTTAATGTTGTCTGAAATACCTGACCCAAGCCTATGTACCTCTGATACTTCCTACAGGTGTTAAATGATGTGTTAAATGAATCAGTGCTCCACTTGAATTATaaaccataaaagaatcaataAAAGGATATTGGAAAACACTATAGAAGAAAAACCCTTGGCTGCGTGTTGgctattatttttttaattacatTTTATACAGGCACCACTCTGACTATCATAATAGTTAATAATTCTTTATCAAAATATATTTTCACATGGACTATTCTCATAATCTTGaattgaaataaaaatgaaagCTGGAAGGTTTACATTCCCTGGTAGTGACATCTAGATTTTTTTAAACAGTAAGTTCTTCACAAAAAGTTA is a window of Hemitrygon akajei chromosome 3, sHemAka1.3, whole genome shotgun sequence DNA encoding:
- the LOC140724902 gene encoding uncharacterized protein isoform X1; the protein is MYHVGKAPLDTDIDSTKSEGTEERISTDDAVQQDNHAYVNKENSRRTRPLIPMPVMSTPSKSLLKCRSPSISRNINMVTADKMEKISSSQKQNDQLQEHRLEQQESNSDTTCTYLEKELQCAQEELKKLAGKLRRFIFRDQNDLFMTQNHQTALQKVNQDLENKLHRMVQLHEKEKRNLKHEVKILSSHLMEAKITIEQLTGRNVPAEIQGSLGEYMEDFEHGLIGTVCESPVSEMQTHILENPDSVCLPGSPKPVSPSRQDTHRLMRDTDKHDQGSQFKANLYCSDTALYCPAEQRKGRGKVRDKPGRNLGFFRTQSFTDSVVEAEDFSTREPPPNYSPAVSTFSNYLSSSRTSKKKGTAQTTVNPAYNFQRLDSRDDVYERKCSPSQESRNNRSSPVHAGQLQFKDMTRDSTQHSYATFPKCFNDSLCFSRMMTLQDRTSKLQSDQKDTHEPEINTMGQSQKINMHYSHRAPGMISSSSFTEQQPENNLMRRTPMHANQLFSTSREDNFLDGQDPDQNNLTDSNFRAISEDKCNNVQKRDTFSVSKQKDTENDPEPLSSGKETNRMCIENANVGNIRKYIDVVPVTPVDSSYRHPITLFVVHNFHMDNGVSNSNEKSSKKDGLYRKDSLTKAQIYGNLLN
- the LOC140724902 gene encoding uncharacterized protein isoform X2; this encodes MYHVGKAPLDTDIDSTKSEGTEERISTDDAVQQDNHAYVNKENSRRTRPLIPMPVMSTPSKSLLKCRSPSISRNINMVTADKMEKISSSQKQNDQLQEHRLEQQESNSDTTCTYLEKELQCAQEELKKLAGKLRRTQNHQTALQKVNQDLENKLHRMVQLHEKEKRNLKHEVKILSSHLMEAKITIEQLTGRNVPAEIQGSLGEYMEDFEHGLIGTVCESPVSEMQTHILENPDSVCLPGSPKPVSPSRQDTHRLMRDTDKHDQGSQFKANLYCSDTALYCPAEQRKGRGKVRDKPGRNLGFFRTQSFTDSVVEAEDFSTREPPPNYSPAVSTFSNYLSSSRTSKKKGTAQTTVNPAYNFQRLDSRDDVYERKCSPSQESRNNRSSPVHAGQLQFKDMTRDSTQHSYATFPKCFNDSLCFSRMMTLQDRTSKLQSDQKDTHEPEINTMGQSQKINMHYSHRAPGMISSSSFTEQQPENNLMRRTPMHANQLFSTSREDNFLDGQDPDQNNLTDSNFRAISEDKCNNVQKRDTFSVSKQKDTENDPEPLSSGKETNRMCIENANVGNIRKYIDVVPVTPVDSSYRHPITLFVVHNFHMDNGVSNSNEKSSKKDGLYRKDSLTKAQIYGNLLN
- the LOC140724902 gene encoding brain-enriched guanylate kinase-associated protein-like isoform X3 — encoded protein: MEKISSSQKQNDQLQEHRLEQQESNSDTTCTYLEKELQCAQEELKKLAGKLRRFIFRDQNDLFMTQNHQTALQKVNQDLENKLHRMVQLHEKEKRNLKHEVKILSSHLMEAKITIEQLTGRNVPAEIQGSLGEYMEDFEHGLIGTVCESPVSEMQTHILENPDSVCLPGSPKPVSPSRQDTHRLMRDTDKHDQGSQFKANLYCSDTALYCPAEQRKGRGKVRDKPGRNLGFFRTQSFTDSVVEAEDFSTREPPPNYSPAVSTFSNYLSSSRTSKKKGTAQTTVNPAYNFQRLDSRDDVYERKCSPSQESRNNRSSPVHAGQLQFKDMTRDSTQHSYATFPKCFNDSLCFSRMMTLQDRTSKLQSDQKDTHEPEINTMGQSQKINMHYSHRAPGMISSSSFTEQQPENNLMRRTPMHANQLFSTSREDNFLDGQDPDQNNLTDSNFRAISEDKCNNVQKRDTFSVSKQKDTENDPEPLSSGKETNRMCIENANVGNIRKYIDVVPVTPVDSSYRHPITLFVVHNFHMDNGVSNSNEKSSKKDGLYRKDSLTKAQIYGNLLN